A window of Synergistaceae bacterium genomic DNA:
AAAAATATGGCACCTAAATGGCAAGATGAACTTACGAACCAGCTATGCGATGCAATAGTCGCAATAAACAGCAGAGAAGAAGCCTATCGTTTTTTGGAGGATGTTGCAACTATAGCCGAAATTAAAGCTCTGGCACAAAGGTTGCAAGTCGCAAATCTTCTACTGAAAAAAATGTCGTACCCTCAGATAGCTCAAGCGACAGGGGCAAGCACCGCCACTATCAGCCGTGTCAAAAAATTCG
This region includes:
- a CDS encoding DNA-binding transcriptional regulator — protein: MAPKWQDELTNQLCDAIVAINSREEAYRFLEDVATIAEIKALAQRLQVANLLLKKMSYPQIAQATGASTATISRVKKFVDYGSDGYKDVLEKINKSQDKPGLQKH